One segment of Treponema pectinovorum DNA contains the following:
- a CDS encoding phosphoribosylaminoimidazolesuccinocarboxamide synthase, producing MKKIISGKVREVYDLEDGRMVIVTTDRISAFDVILPTMITDKGKVLNALSNFWFDYTKDIVKNHMISSDLKDMPKEFQSEEFQGRTILVKKLKMIPYEVIVRGYMFGSMYEAYKKGEPFLGHSFTKKYEQAEKLEQPIVTPSTKATEGHDINVTLDYMKKDLGEDLGSKIEKAALSIYKKCYEHAAKNGIIIADTKFEFGLDENGQLVLADEVLTPDSSRFWNASTYKVGTSPASYDKQFIRDWLKENNLAGDPNIKSIPQEVVNETSKLYHECVKKITGKDL from the coding sequence ATGAAAAAGATTATCAGCGGAAAGGTTCGTGAAGTATACGACTTAGAAGACGGAAGAATGGTTATCGTTACAACAGATAGAATAAGCGCTTTTGATGTTATTCTTCCTACGATGATTACTGATAAAGGAAAGGTTTTAAATGCGCTTTCGAACTTTTGGTTTGATTACACAAAAGACATAGTAAAAAACCACATGATTTCAAGCGACTTAAAGGATATGCCAAAAGAATTTCAAAGCGAAGAATTTCAAGGCAGAACAATCCTCGTAAAAAAACTCAAGATGATTCCTTACGAAGTTATCGTTCGTGGCTATATGTTTGGTTCTATGTACGAAGCATACAAAAAAGGAGAGCCGTTTTTGGGTCATTCATTCACAAAAAAATATGAACAGGCAGAAAAACTCGAACAACCGATTGTAACTCCTTCAACAAAGGCAACAGAAGGACACGATATAAATGTAACTCTCGATTATATGAAAAAAGATTTAGGTGAAGACTTAGGCTCAAAAATCGAAAAAGCCGCTCTTTCAATCTACAAAAAATGTTATGAGCATGCAGCAAAAAACGGAATAATAATAGCCGACACAAAATTTGAATTTGGTCTTGATGAAAATGGACAACTCGTATTGGCAGACGAAGTTTTAACTCCAGATTCAAGCAGATTCTGGAACGCTTCGACGTATAAAGTTGGAACAAGCCCCGCAAGTTACGACAAGCAGTTTATAAGAGACTGGCTAAAAGAGAATAATCTTGCAGGAGATCCAAATATAAAATCAATTCCGCAAGAAGTTGTAAACGAAACTTCAAAACTTTATCACGAATGCGTAAAAAAGATTACCGGTAAGGATTTGTAA
- the rpiB gene encoding ribose 5-phosphate isomerase B, which translates to MAKTIAIGCDHAGYIYKDKLCDYLKAKGFNVLNMGTDSAQSVDYPLYAKKVCNCINEKQADFGILICGTGVGMSIAANKHKGIRAALCTDLVMAEFTRKHNDSNVLCMGARIIAYEMAEMIAEKFLNTEFEGGRHQRRIDMLEN; encoded by the coding sequence ATGGCTAAAACTATAGCTATAGGTTGTGATCACGCAGGTTATATCTATAAGGATAAACTTTGTGATTATTTAAAAGCCAAAGGTTTTAATGTTTTAAACATGGGAACGGACAGCGCACAAAGCGTGGACTATCCGCTATATGCCAAAAAAGTCTGCAATTGCATAAACGAAAAACAGGCGGATTTTGGAATTTTGATTTGCGGAACAGGTGTTGGAATGAGCATCGCTGCAAACAAACACAAGGGAATAAGAGCTGCGTTGTGCACTGATCTTGTAATGGCAGAATTTACGAGAAAACACAACGATTCAAATGTGCTTTGCATGGGAGCAAGGATAATCGCATACGAAATGGCAGAGATGATTGCAGAAAAATTCTTAAACACAGAATTTGAAGGTGGCAGGCATCAGCGCAGAATCGATATGCTAGAAAACTAA
- the rfbD gene encoding dTDP-4-dehydrorhamnose reductase, whose protein sequence is MIWVVGSTGMLGSEVCRQLDEKKINFTGTSSAIDITDIFALQNFIKDKKIDFIVNCSSYTAVDKAEEEHDKAEKLNSLGAKNLAIIATSIGAKIIHISTDYIFDGSQTSPITEDMPPSPIGVYAATKAEGEKNVSSNCAQSYIIRTAWLYGWQGKNFVYTMIKLMNKFSEIKVVNDQRGSPTFCGDLAKVIILFIQKNGEIPYGIYNYSGDADISWWDFAVEINRQATKIGLIKNQTCKINPCTTEEYPTPAKRPHYSVLCKDKIQKTLGIILPDWKESLTTFLKSDFFDKGKLI, encoded by the coding sequence ATGATTTGGGTCGTAGGTTCGACAGGAATGCTTGGAAGTGAAGTTTGCCGTCAACTAGATGAAAAAAAAATCAATTTTACTGGAACTTCAAGTGCAATCGATATAACTGATATTTTCGCTTTACAAAATTTTATAAAGGATAAAAAAATTGACTTTATAGTAAACTGCTCTTCCTATACAGCAGTCGATAAAGCAGAAGAAGAGCACGACAAGGCAGAAAAACTGAACTCGCTCGGAGCAAAAAATCTAGCTATTATAGCAACTTCAATAGGAGCGAAAATTATACATATTTCAACGGATTATATTTTTGACGGCTCACAAACTTCTCCCATAACAGAAGATATGCCACCTTCTCCAATTGGAGTTTATGCAGCAACAAAGGCAGAAGGGGAAAAAAATGTAAGTTCAAACTGCGCCCAATCTTACATCATAAGAACTGCCTGGCTTTACGGTTGGCAAGGAAAAAACTTTGTCTACACGATGATAAAATTGATGAATAAATTTAGCGAAATAAAAGTTGTAAACGACCAGAGAGGCTCTCCAACTTTTTGCGGCGATCTTGCAAAAGTCATAATTTTATTCATCCAAAAAAACGGCGAAATTCCTTATGGTATATACAATTATTCAGGCGACGCTGATATTTCATGGTGGGATTTTGCAGTCGAAATAAATCGCCAAGCAACAAAAATCGGCCTCATAAAAAATCAAACTTGTAAGATAAATCCTTGCACTACAGAAGAATATCCAACTCCTGCAAAGCGTCCGCACTATTCTGTTTTATGCAAAGATAAAATTCAAAAAACTTTAGGAATAATCCTGCCGGATTGGAAAGAAAGTTTAACGACATTTTTGAAAAGCGACTTTTTCGACAAGGGAAAACTTATTTAA
- the rfbB gene encoding dTDP-glucose 4,6-dehydratase, whose protein sequence is MKRKLNNVLVTGGCGFIGCNFIHYLLGESSSGLECFKDSNFKGRVINVDCLTYAGNAESLEDIEKKYGSVVSEENRRYFFEKVDICDRSQIERIFKQYDIDTVIHFAAESHVDRSILGPEAFIKTNVMGTYTLLDVARKYWNVSLDNPREDVIFHHISTDEVYGSLGKEGYFLETTPYDPRSPYSASKASSDHIAMAYFHTYALPLTLSNCTNNYGPFQFPEKLLPLMISNIKDGKTLPVYGDGKNIRDWIYVEDHNRGVWQIVNNSPAGEKWNLGGENEWENIKLLNAVIDLTSKELGIDRNEVKKTITYVKDRPGHDRRYAIDCTKAKKMLGWQRKMSFEEGLLTTIKWYLKNSEWIQNIQNGSYKDWILKNYKEQGR, encoded by the coding sequence ATGAAAAGAAAATTGAATAACGTCTTGGTAACAGGCGGTTGTGGATTTATAGGCTGCAATTTTATTCACTATTTGCTTGGCGAAAGTTCTTCTGGACTTGAATGTTTTAAAGATTCAAATTTCAAGGGCAGAGTTATAAACGTAGACTGTTTAACCTACGCAGGAAATGCAGAAAGCTTAGAAGACATTGAAAAAAAGTACGGCAGTGTAGTTAGTGAAGAAAATCGTCGCTATTTTTTTGAAAAAGTTGACATCTGCGACCGCTCTCAAATAGAAAGAATCTTTAAACAGTACGACATAGACACTGTAATTCACTTTGCAGCAGAAAGCCATGTAGATAGGTCAATCTTAGGACCAGAAGCGTTTATAAAGACAAACGTCATGGGAACATACACTCTTTTGGATGTTGCAAGAAAATACTGGAATGTGAGTCTGGATAATCCAAGGGAAGATGTTATATTTCATCACATATCAACAGACGAAGTTTACGGTTCTTTAGGAAAAGAAGGATATTTTTTAGAGACAACTCCTTACGATCCTCGCTCTCCTTATTCTGCTTCAAAAGCATCTTCTGACCACATTGCAATGGCATATTTTCACACTTATGCTCTTCCTTTAACGCTTTCAAATTGCACAAACAACTATGGACCTTTTCAGTTTCCAGAAAAACTCTTACCTTTGATGATTTCAAATATAAAAGATGGAAAAACACTTCCTGTATATGGAGACGGAAAAAATATTCGTGACTGGATTTATGTAGAAGATCACAACAGAGGAGTTTGGCAGATTGTAAATAATTCTCCAGCAGGCGAAAAATGGAATTTGGGTGGAGAAAACGAGTGGGAAAACATAAAACTCTTGAATGCCGTAATAGATTTGACTTCAAAAGAACTTGGAATCGACAGGAACGAAGTTAAAAAGACTATAACCTATGTAAAAGACAGACCCGGACACGACAGACGCTATGCGATTGACTGCACAAAAGCAAAAAAAATGCTTGGCTGGCAGCGCAAGATGAGTTTTGAAGAAGGACTTTTAACGACAATAAAATGGTATCTAAAAAATTCCGAGTGGATCCAAAATATTCAAAACGGAAGTTATAAAGATTGGATTTTAAAAAATTATAAAGAGCAAGGCAGATGA
- the rfbC gene encoding dTDP-4-dehydrorhamnose 3,5-epimerase has translation MAFEFKKCFIDGIEVLGLYEIQPKVFGDSRGYFFESYSQKDFFDAGLKMDFVQDNQSSSSKGVLRGLHFQTAHPQGKLVRAVFGRVYDVAVDLRKTSKTFGKHYGVVLDSEIQNQFYIPQGFAHGFFVLSDSAVFAYKCTDFYDPKGEGGLMWNDEVIGIDWNKIAPDIKPLLSEKDKNHPAFDIKGTYFDIEGKWIGK, from the coding sequence ATGGCTTTTGAGTTTAAAAAATGTTTTATCGATGGAATAGAAGTCTTAGGATTGTATGAAATTCAGCCAAAGGTTTTTGGCGATAGTCGAGGTTATTTTTTTGAATCTTATTCGCAAAAAGATTTTTTTGATGCTGGATTAAAAATGGATTTTGTTCAGGATAATCAAAGTTCTTCTTCAAAAGGAGTCTTAAGAGGTCTACATTTTCAGACAGCACATCCACAGGGAAAGCTTGTAAGGGCTGTTTTTGGACGAGTTTATGATGTTGCAGTTGACCTTAGGAAAACATCTAAAACTTTTGGAAAGCATTATGGAGTTGTTTTGGATTCAGAAATTCAAAATCAGTTTTACATACCTCAAGGTTTTGCTCACGGATTTTTTGTTTTAAGCGATTCTGCGGTTTTTGCTTATAAATGTACAGATTTTTATGATCCAAAAGGCGAAGGCGGGCTCATGTGGAATGATGAAGTAATCGGTATTGATTGGAATAAAATTGCTCCAGATATAAAGCCGCTTCTTTCAGAAAAAGATAAAAATCATCCTGCATTTGATATTAAAGGCACTTATTTTGATATTGAAGGAAAATGGATAGGGAAATAA
- the rfbA gene encoding glucose-1-phosphate thymidylyltransferase RfbA, which produces MKGIILAGGSGTRLYPITKAVSKQILPLYDKPMIYYPLSCLMLAGIREVLIISTPRDISLFKELFGSGDWLGMNFNYAVQDKPRGLADAFIVGKDFIGDDDVALVLGDNIFYGQSFTNTLKNAVQKIETKKSEAVIFGYMVKEPGAYGVVEFDSSGKVLGIEEKPSKPKSNYAVPGLYFYNNRVVQIAQNVKPSARGEIEITSVNNEYLKNHSLSVELLGRGMAWLDTGTYDGLLEASNFIATIEKRQGMYVSCIEEIAYNNGWISKEKILELASSYKTDYGAYLKFIAEK; this is translated from the coding sequence ATGAAAGGAATAATTTTAGCAGGCGGAAGCGGAACTCGTTTGTATCCCATAACAAAAGCGGTTTCAAAACAGATTTTACCTTTATACGATAAGCCAATGATTTATTATCCTCTTAGTTGCCTAATGCTTGCAGGAATTAGAGAAGTTTTGATAATTTCAACTCCACGCGATATTTCTCTTTTTAAAGAGTTGTTTGGCAGTGGCGACTGGCTTGGAATGAATTTTAACTATGCCGTTCAGGACAAGCCACGAGGACTTGCCGATGCTTTTATTGTTGGCAAGGATTTTATTGGCGATGACGATGTAGCCTTGGTTTTAGGCGACAATATTTTTTACGGACAATCGTTTACAAATACTTTAAAAAATGCGGTTCAAAAAATAGAAACAAAAAAAAGCGAAGCGGTTATCTTTGGCTATATGGTAAAAGAGCCAGGTGCATATGGAGTTGTAGAATTTGATTCAAGCGGTAAAGTTTTAGGAATTGAAGAAAAACCTTCAAAGCCAAAATCAAATTATGCAGTTCCAGGTCTTTATTTTTACAACAACAGGGTTGTCCAGATTGCGCAAAATGTAAAACCCAGTGCACGCGGCGAAATAGAAATCACTTCTGTAAATAATGAATATCTAAAAAATCACAGCCTTTCTGTAGAACTTTTGGGAAGGGGAATGGCCTGGCTAGATACAGGAACTTACGATGGACTTTTAGAAGCGTCAAATTTCATAGCGACGATTGAAAAAAGACAAGGAATGTATGTTTCTTGCATAGAAGAAATCGCTTACAATAACGGCTGGATTTCAAAAGAAAAGATTTTGGAACTTGCTTCGTCTTATAAAACAGACTATGGAGCATATCTCAAATTCATAGCAGAAAAATAA
- a CDS encoding mannose-1-phosphate guanylyltransferase, translating to MKTYGIIMAGGGGTRFWPLSRQETPKQLLNLSGKDLMVNEAIERLCQVADKDDIFIVTNSIQTPKMIEATKAKIKKNHILSEPSSRNTAACIGYAAFEILKKYGDGLMVITPSDAYIKDEKEFAKVLKIALETAKAKDVLVTVGIKPTFASTGYGYIKFKKDESLAFKVLEFKEKPELATAQKYVESGDYLWNSGMFIWKASTILEAFKNFLPNVYSDLEKIAQSMGSQEEFNVIEEIYPKIESISVDYGIMEKSDSVYVVPGDFGWSDVGSFDMLGALHEKDKNQNIIIGDSINIDTKNSIVYSDKRLVATIDLDDVVVVETPDAVLVCKKDRVQDVKKVVEELKAQRRFELL from the coding sequence ATGAAAACTTATGGAATAATAATGGCAGGTGGTGGAGGAACTCGTTTTTGGCCACTTTCAAGGCAAGAAACTCCAAAACAACTTCTAAATTTAAGTGGAAAAGATTTGATGGTAAACGAAGCGATAGAAAGGCTTTGTCAGGTTGCAGACAAAGATGATATTTTCATCGTTACAAATTCTATTCAAACTCCAAAAATGATTGAAGCGACAAAAGCAAAAATCAAAAAAAATCATATCTTATCTGAACCAAGTTCTCGTAATACGGCCGCTTGCATCGGATACGCAGCTTTCGAAATCCTAAAAAAATACGGCGACGGTCTTATGGTCATAACTCCATCCGACGCATATATAAAAGACGAAAAGGAATTTGCAAAGGTTTTAAAAATTGCCTTAGAAACAGCTAAGGCTAAAGATGTTTTAGTTACAGTGGGGATTAAGCCAACTTTTGCTTCTACTGGTTACGGTTATATAAAATTCAAAAAGGATGAATCTTTAGCTTTTAAAGTTTTGGAATTCAAAGAAAAACCTGAACTTGCGACGGCTCAAAAATATGTTGAAAGTGGCGACTACCTGTGGAACAGCGGAATGTTTATCTGGAAGGCAAGCACGATTTTGGAGGCTTTTAAGAACTTCCTTCCAAATGTGTATTCGGATTTAGAAAAAATTGCACAGAGCATGGGAAGCCAAGAAGAATTCAACGTGATAGAAGAAATTTATCCGAAAATCGAAAGCATTTCTGTCGATTACGGAATAATGGAAAAAAGCGATAGCGTCTATGTTGTTCCTGGAGACTTTGGCTGGAGCGATGTGGGTTCTTTTGATATGCTTGGCGCTTTGCATGAAAAAGATAAAAATCAAAACATAATAATTGGAGATTCAATAAACATAGACACAAAAAACAGCATCGTATATTCAGACAAAAGGCTTGTTGCAACGATTGACCTTGATGATGTTGTAGTTGTTGAAACTCCAGATGCGGTTTTGGTCTGCAAAAAAGACAGAGTTCAGGATGTAAAAAAAGTCGTCGAAGAATTAAAGGCTCAACGAAGATTTGAGCTCTTATAG
- a CDS encoding type I phosphomannose isomerase catalytic subunit, with amino-acid sequence MKAPIIFLEPVFKEVLWGGERLKEFDYSIPSSTTGECWAISAHPAGDCKVFSIEKDDCYKGYTLSTLFAKRRELFGNVQTREFPILIKIIDAKKDLSIQVHPDDSYALANENKPFGKTECWYILDAVPNAKIIIGHNAKDKKELSDMILNGRWNDFIREIPVKKGDFFFIPPGTVHAIKGGTLILETQQSSDITYRVYDYDRTQEGKKRPLHIKQSLDVINCPFIQTEPPKNESKTVNKNLIQLCSSSYFSVWKANVKENLTIEQDQNFLNVSVIEGQGKVDGIQIQKGSNFIIPFEYGKVCFTGDLELIISSI; translated from the coding sequence ATGAAAGCACCGATAATTTTTCTTGAGCCAGTTTTTAAAGAAGTTTTGTGGGGTGGAGAGCGGCTTAAAGAATTCGATTATTCAATTCCGTCTTCCACTACAGGCGAGTGTTGGGCTATAAGTGCTCATCCTGCAGGTGATTGCAAAGTTTTTTCAATCGAAAAAGATGATTGCTACAAAGGCTACACTTTAAGCACTCTTTTTGCTAAAAGAAGAGAACTTTTTGGAAATGTGCAAACTCGTGAATTTCCAATCCTTATAAAGATAATCGACGCAAAAAAAGATTTGAGCATTCAAGTTCATCCTGATGATTCTTACGCACTTGCAAACGAAAATAAACCTTTTGGTAAAACTGAATGTTGGTACATTTTGGATGCTGTTCCAAACGCAAAGATAATAATCGGCCACAATGCAAAAGATAAGAAAGAATTGAGCGATATGATATTAAACGGTCGATGGAACGACTTTATCCGTGAAATTCCTGTAAAAAAAGGTGATTTTTTCTTTATCCCGCCAGGAACTGTGCATGCAATAAAAGGCGGAACTTTGATTTTAGAAACTCAGCAGTCGAGCGACATAACTTACAGGGTCTACGATTATGATAGAACCCAAGAAGGAAAAAAGCGTCCACTTCATATAAAACAAAGCCTCGATGTTATAAACTGCCCATTTATTCAAACTGAACCACCAAAAAATGAATCAAAAACAGTAAACAAAAATCTCATTCAACTTTGTTCATCTTCGTATTTTTCGGTTTGGAAGGCAAACGTAAAAGAAAACCTTACGATCGAGCAAGACCAGAATTTTTTAAATGTCTCTGTTATTGAAGGACAGGGAAAAGTCGATGGCATACAAATCCAAAAAGGCAGCAACTTCATAATTCCGTTTGAATATGGTAAAGTTTGCTTCACTGGCGATTTAGAACTTATCATTTCTAGTATATAA